The genome window ATCATGTTCTGGAACTCTTCATGACTTCTGAAGAAATAGTTCACACCATGTTCTTCACCCAGACGAGGCTGACGGGTTGTCGCCGATACGGAATAGATCAATTCCGGCACCCGTTTGCGCAAAGCGCTGCATACCGTACCCTTCCCGACCCCAGATGGGCCGGACAACACTACCAGTAATCCTTTAGACATATTACACTCCATTTTATTCGTCGTTATCATCATCTTTCGAAGAAAGACGATGGGCGACCGTCTCAGGCTGAACTGCAGACAAAATGACATGATCGCTATCCGTAATAATTACGGCACGAGTACGTCTTCCGTACGTTGCATCAATCAGCATGTGACGATCTCTTGCCTCTTGTATAATTCTCTTGATCGGCGCCGATTCCGGACTCACGATGGATATAATCCGGTTCGCCGATACGATGTTACCGAATCCAATGTTAATGAGTTTGATTGCCATAATCAGGTTCTTCCCCCTATACATGCGACTCTTTTGCCGAAATTTGGCTGTTCATTCGATATTCGCAGCTTGCTCACGAATCTTCTCCAGTTCTGCCTTCATTTCGACAACACGATTCACCAGAGCCAAATGGTTGGCTTTTGATCCAATCGTATTGACTTCCCGATTCATCTCTTGAATTAGAAAGTCCAACTTACGACCTACGGGCTCATCACTTTTCAGCAGTTCCCTGCTCTGTCCAAAGTGACTCTGTAGACGCGTAAGCTCCTCTTCTATGTTAGAACGATCGGCAAACATTGCAATTTCCATACCCAATTTATGCTCATCAAAAGGGAAAGAGCCTTCTTCCTGCATTTCCGTAAGCCTCTGTCTTAGCTTGTTGCGATAATCACTTACCACAGTCGGTGCAAGATCAAGCATCTCGGTATGCAGTGACTCCAGACGGGTAATACGCCGTTCCAGATCACTGGCCAGATGAAGACCCTCGCGAGCGCGCATCTGTTCAAGGCTGGACAGTGCCTCTTTCAATCCTTCCTGCAAAACTCGCTCCCATTCGTCCTTCTGCTCTTCGGGAATGGAACTTGTCCCATCCGAATGAACCATAACGTCCGGCAGCCCAAGCATATCCACAATACTTGGTTTGCCCTGCATTCCATATTGGGTCTCCAGTTGCTCTGCAGCCTGCAGATAGGCCCTGACCGTCTGTTCATTCAGAACAGCGGGAAGAGCCTGGTCTTCCTCTTTTTCTTTCATTACATAAACATCAATCCGCCCACGTTTCAAACGACTCTGTACGATTTTCCTCAAACCGTCTTCATAATACGTCCACTCTCTTGGCAGACGCATCATCACTTCGCAATAACGATGATTAACAGATTTGATCTCTAATTGTACCTTATAGCCGCCAAAATGAAAGGCGGATTGACCGTATCCGGTCATACTGAATGACATCGGCATCACATCCGTTTTACTATTGTAATTGATTATTAGGGTTGAAACAAGTAGGACATTGATGCTCCGACTTCTCCCATACGTATTGAGTCAGTTCGGCCGTCATGCCGTAGAACATAAACGGTGTCATAAGATAGATGCCTTTGAAATGCGCTGTTGCTACGTCCAGCAGTTCCTTGGCAATTTTTACCCCCATCGCACGGCCCTCTTCGCCTTCCAGACCTGCCATACGGGAACGCACTTCATCCGAAAGCTGAATTCCGGGAACTTCGTTGTGCAGATATTCTGCATTCCGTCCACTTGCCAGTGGCATTACACCTACAAAAATAGGCACATCCAGGTGTTTGGTCGCTTCGTGCATTGCCACAATCAACTCCGGATCATAGACAGGCTGAGTCATGATGTAATCTGCACCAGAGGCAATTTTCTTCTCCAGACGTTGTACAGCTTTATCCAAATATTTCACATTGGGATTAAATGCGGCTCCGATAACAAAGCCAGCTTTCTGCTTCAACGGTTTACCCGAGAAGGCCACACCGTCGTTCAACTGTTTGATCATGCGTATGATTTCAAAAGAGGTCAGATCGTATACCGAGCTTGAACCCGGCAGATCGCCAAATCTTGCAGGATCACCTGTCACAGCCAGTACGTGATTAATGCCCAGAGCATCAAACCCCATCATGTGGGACTGCGTTCCAATCAGATTCCGGTCACGGCAGGCAATATGCACCAATGGACGGAGACCCGTGCGATCCTGAACGAGGTGACCCAGCGCCATGTTGCTCATTCGTGTAACCGCTAATGAATTATCGGCCAGTGTCAGAGCGTCTGCTCCTGCTGCTTTTAGGGTCTCGGCACCTTTCATGAACTTGGCAATGTCCAAATCACGCGGCGGATCAAGTTCAACAATGACCGTGTGACGCTGCTTGACCAGATCAACAATCGTAGGCTGGCCTCCACGTCCGGAGCGCTCATCCACATGCTCATGCAGTACAATACGCGGTTTGGATTCTGATGGATCAGGCTCCAAAATAGGCGAAGGTACGTAATCTGCGAGCGCCTCTTTCATGGCGGTAATATGATCGGGCGTTGTACCACAGCATCCGCCAATAATTCGGGCACCGAGTTCCGCAAATTGCACTGCAGTCTGACCAAAGTACTCCGGAGTCGCACCATAACGGAACTGACCATCCACATAATCTGCTGCACCCGCGTTCGGATAAACAGACATTGGAATACCAATACGTCCGGAGACGGTTTCCATGGCACGCATAATTCCATTTGGACCTGAGCGACAGTTAAAACCAATCACGTCCGCACCCTGCTCCCGCATGATCCGGAATGCTTCGGGCATTGTGTATCCGTCCAGTGTGTGTCCTACATCCTCTACCGCGAACTGCCCAATCACGGGTAGATCACTTAGCTTGCGCGCTTGCAAAAGGGCAATATCCATTTCCTCGATATCATAGAAGGTCTCAAGCAGAATACCATCCACGCCTTCATCAAGCAGTGCAAAGATCTGTTGTTGATAAAAGCGTTTCAGTTCACTTGTGGAGACGTTTGTCCGTTTGCCTCCGCGAATAGAGCCTACTGCACCAAGAACATAACCGTTAGCTCCAGCCACCTCTTTGGCAATACGAACGCCGGTCCGGTTCACATCCTCCACCTTGGACTCCAAGCCGAACTTGGACAACTTGTCATAGTTGGCAGAGTACGTATTCGTTTCAAATATCTCTGTACCTGCGTCCCGATAACGGCGATGTACTTCTGCCACTACTTCAGGTGAAATCAAGTTTAACTCTTCATATGAAATCCCTACCGGGAATCCCATTTGGTACAGATAGGTTCCCATGGCCCCATCTCCAATGAGAACTCGTTCCTGCATAACTTTGCGCAAATCCGCCTTCATCCCTTTTCCCCCCGCCTAGCTGTGATCATTTTCATACTAATGTAACACAAAAAACGCTAAAAAACGAAGAAAAACACAGGTTTTTGTTGAATATCCAGCTCATATGGACTTTCTTTCCACATAACACCCAATATGTCTCTGTACAGGAGACACGCACTGTCCTTTAACAAAAAAAGAGGCCCGCAGGCCTCTTGGGTTACACCGTTTTCTTATTATGAAGTGATTCCCTTGAAAACAACTTCAGCCGGTCCAGTCATGTACACATGATTGTCAGCTTCATTCCACTCAATGTGGAGATCCCCACCCTTGAGGCTAATGACTGCTGTACGATCTGTATGTCCATTCAGGACAGAGGATACCAGTGTTGCACAAGCCCCGGTTCCACAAGCAAGTGTTGGACCTGCTCCACGTTCCCATACACGCATGTCCACATATCCACGGTCACGAACTGTTGCGAATTCCACATTGATTTTTTTCGGGAACATGGGATGTACTTCAAGAAGCGGGCCCCACGTCGTGAGATCAAAATTAACAGCATCATCAACATAGATAACGGCATGCGGGTTACCCATGGATACGGC of Paenibacillus sp. FSL R5-0517 contains these proteins:
- a CDS encoding DUF370 domain-containing protein; this translates as MAIKLINIGFGNIVSANRIISIVSPESAPIKRIIQEARDRHMLIDATYGRRTRAVIITDSDHVILSAVQPETVAHRLSSKDDDNDE
- a CDS encoding YicC/YloC family endoribonuclease — translated: MSFSMTGYGQSAFHFGGYKVQLEIKSVNHRYCEVMMRLPREWTYYEDGLRKIVQSRLKRGRIDVYVMKEKEEDQALPAVLNEQTVRAYLQAAEQLETQYGMQGKPSIVDMLGLPDVMVHSDGTSSIPEEQKDEWERVLQEGLKEALSSLEQMRAREGLHLASDLERRITRLESLHTEMLDLAPTVVSDYRNKLRQRLTEMQEEGSFPFDEHKLGMEIAMFADRSNIEEELTRLQSHFGQSRELLKSDEPVGRKLDFLIQEMNREVNTIGSKANHLALVNRVVEMKAELEKIREQAANIE
- a CDS encoding bifunctional homocysteine S-methyltransferase/methylenetetrahydrofolate reductase produces the protein MKADLRKVMQERVLIGDGAMGTYLYQMGFPVGISYEELNLISPEVVAEVHRRYRDAGTEIFETNTYSANYDKLSKFGLESKVEDVNRTGVRIAKEVAGANGYVLGAVGSIRGGKRTNVSTSELKRFYQQQIFALLDEGVDGILLETFYDIEEMDIALLQARKLSDLPVIGQFAVEDVGHTLDGYTMPEAFRIMREQGADVIGFNCRSGPNGIMRAMETVSGRIGIPMSVYPNAGAADYVDGQFRYGATPEYFGQTAVQFAELGARIIGGCCGTTPDHITAMKEALADYVPSPILEPDPSESKPRIVLHEHVDERSGRGGQPTIVDLVKQRHTVIVELDPPRDLDIAKFMKGAETLKAAGADALTLADNSLAVTRMSNMALGHLVQDRTGLRPLVHIACRDRNLIGTQSHMMGFDALGINHVLAVTGDPARFGDLPGSSSVYDLTSFEIIRMIKQLNDGVAFSGKPLKQKAGFVIGAAFNPNVKYLDKAVQRLEKKIASGADYIMTQPVYDPELIVAMHEATKHLDVPIFVGVMPLASGRNAEYLHNEVPGIQLSDEVRSRMAGLEGEEGRAMGVKIAKELLDVATAHFKGIYLMTPFMFYGMTAELTQYVWEKSEHQCPTCFNPNNQLQ